One Sphingomonas sp. FARSPH DNA segment encodes these proteins:
- a CDS encoding chemotaxis protein CheW → MPRQLITFQIGDQVLGVDIMAIREIRAWSPATPLPNVPPHVRGVVNLRGVVLPVLDLSHRLGWGMTDPSARHVIIVVRIGEQLQGLIVDAVNDIVTVPDDGMQALPDIGDAPAAGFLEGLATIDQRLILILALERLAEGTTGLAEAA, encoded by the coding sequence ATGCCCCGTCAGCTCATCACCTTCCAGATCGGCGACCAGGTCCTCGGCGTCGACATCATGGCGATCCGCGAGATCCGCGCCTGGTCGCCGGCGACACCGCTGCCCAACGTGCCCCCGCACGTGCGCGGTGTCGTCAATCTGCGCGGTGTCGTGCTGCCCGTGCTCGACCTGTCGCACCGCCTGGGCTGGGGGATGACCGACCCGTCGGCGCGCCACGTCATCATCGTCGTGAGGATCGGCGAGCAGTTGCAGGGCCTGATCGTCGATGCGGTTAACGACATCGTCACGGTTCCCGACGACGGTATGCAGGCGTTGCCCGACATCGGCGACGCGCCCGCCGCCGGCTTCCTCGAAGGGCTGGCGACGATCGACCAGCGGTTGATCCTCATCCTCGCGCTCGAGCGCCTGGCAGAGGGCACCACCGGACTCGCCGAAGCCGCCTGA
- a CDS encoding sensor histidine kinase — protein sequence MAGDDPRPDPDALLRAAAQEGRGRLKIFLGAAPGVGKTFEMLSEGTARRRDGVDVVVAVVETHGRVETEALVRGQEIVPRRAVAYEGRTLHEMDIDAVLARSPRLALVDELAHTNAPGSRHPKRYQDVEELLAAGIDVYTTVNIQHVESLNDVVASFTRVRVRETVPDRILEAAEIEVVDIPPDELIERLKAGKVYLPQEATRALSHFFSKSNLSALRELALRRAAQAVDAQMLDHVRSLGVGGTWAGGERLVVAVSEFPGADELVRAAKRAADALHAPWTALFIDTPRTAQFGEAQHRRLAATMTLATQLGAAVATVPAPTVVEGIRDFLADARATQLVVGKSKRSRWFELRHGSVVDQLVRETPGVTVHVLPVEGSATGDASRRERMVRPRGSWGSPTGYAVTLAGVALVTMLASALFHVLNLGNVALLYLLPVMAAASLYGLRTGLFAGLASSLAYNFFFLPPVGTLSVSNPENVVSIFVLLGVAIATSQLTARVRAQADLAAASARANATLAGFLHRLGGINDPAEAGRVICDDIRRLFDVQVVLLTPAPGGGGLAVAAATSADYRLETMDMAAANWAFDTGTPAGKGSATLAASEWLFQPLKAGERTLAVLGLASDSGGEPVRADRLPLLTGLIDQAALVLERLRLEAEIRDVDAVRTRDRLRAALLSSVSHDLRTPLTAVMAAAAQLRQGVARDEAPALVATIEGEAARLNRFVANLLDMARVEAGALKLRVEPIDLGDAVTGAAHDARRALEGHNVRLDVPPDLPLVRADPQLLHHCLLNLLDNAGRYADPGTEIVVEGRHSYGVLRLAVLDHGPGLPPGHEAEVFETFRRLEGSDRAIGGTGLGLAIVKAFAEAMGMGVEAGNRTDGTGAAFALVFPHPLIVRDVPLEDI from the coding sequence ATGGCGGGGGACGATCCGCGCCCCGATCCCGACGCCCTGTTGCGCGCCGCCGCGCAGGAGGGGCGTGGCCGTCTGAAGATCTTCCTCGGCGCGGCCCCCGGCGTCGGCAAGACGTTCGAGATGCTGTCGGAAGGCACGGCGCGGCGGCGCGACGGCGTCGACGTCGTCGTCGCGGTGGTCGAGACGCACGGGCGCGTCGAAACCGAGGCCCTGGTGCGCGGGCAGGAGATCGTGCCGCGCCGTGCCGTCGCCTACGAAGGGCGCACGCTGCACGAAATGGACATCGACGCGGTGCTCGCGCGCAGCCCCCGGCTCGCGCTGGTGGACGAACTCGCGCACACCAACGCGCCAGGCAGCCGGCACCCCAAGCGCTACCAGGACGTCGAGGAGCTGCTCGCGGCGGGCATCGACGTCTATACGACAGTCAACATCCAGCACGTCGAGAGCCTGAACGACGTCGTCGCCAGCTTCACCCGCGTCCGCGTGCGCGAGACGGTGCCCGACCGTATCCTGGAGGCGGCCGAAATCGAAGTCGTCGACATCCCGCCCGACGAGCTGATCGAGCGGCTGAAGGCGGGCAAGGTCTATCTGCCGCAGGAGGCGACGCGCGCGCTGTCGCACTTCTTCTCGAAATCCAACCTGTCGGCGTTGCGCGAACTGGCGCTGCGCCGCGCGGCGCAGGCGGTCGATGCGCAGATGCTCGACCATGTCCGCTCGCTGGGCGTTGGCGGCACCTGGGCGGGCGGCGAGCGTCTTGTCGTCGCGGTCAGCGAATTTCCGGGGGCTGACGAGCTGGTCCGCGCGGCGAAGCGCGCCGCCGACGCGCTGCATGCGCCGTGGACCGCCCTGTTCATCGATACGCCGCGCACCGCGCAATTCGGCGAGGCGCAGCACCGCCGGCTGGCGGCGACGATGACGCTGGCGACGCAATTGGGGGCGGCGGTCGCGACCGTGCCCGCGCCGACCGTGGTCGAGGGTATCCGCGATTTCCTGGCGGATGCGCGTGCGACCCAGCTCGTGGTCGGCAAGTCGAAACGTTCGCGCTGGTTCGAATTGCGCCACGGTTCGGTGGTCGACCAACTGGTGCGCGAGACACCGGGCGTCACCGTCCATGTCCTGCCGGTCGAGGGCTCCGCCACCGGCGATGCGTCGCGTCGTGAGCGGATGGTGCGACCGCGCGGCAGCTGGGGCTCGCCGACGGGTTACGCGGTGACGCTGGCCGGCGTCGCGCTGGTGACGATGCTGGCGAGCGCGCTGTTCCATGTCCTCAACCTCGGCAACGTCGCGCTCCTCTATCTGCTGCCGGTCATGGCGGCGGCAAGCCTCTATGGCCTGCGCACCGGCCTGTTCGCCGGCCTCGCCTCCAGCCTCGCCTACAACTTCTTCTTCCTGCCCCCGGTCGGCACGCTCAGCGTCAGCAATCCCGAAAACGTCGTCTCGATCTTCGTGCTGCTCGGCGTCGCCATCGCGACCAGCCAGCTGACCGCACGCGTCAGGGCGCAAGCGGACCTCGCCGCCGCCAGCGCGCGCGCCAATGCGACGCTGGCGGGTTTCCTCCATCGCCTCGGCGGCATCAACGACCCGGCGGAGGCGGGGCGCGTCATCTGCGACGACATACGTCGGTTGTTCGACGTGCAGGTCGTGCTGCTGACCCCGGCGCCGGGGGGCGGTGGCCTCGCGGTCGCGGCGGCGACCAGCGCCGACTACCGCCTCGAGACGATGGATATGGCCGCGGCGAACTGGGCGTTCGACACCGGCACCCCCGCGGGCAAGGGATCGGCGACGCTCGCGGCGTCGGAATGGCTGTTCCAGCCGCTCAAGGCGGGCGAGCGGACGCTCGCCGTGCTCGGCCTCGCCAGCGACAGCGGCGGTGAGCCGGTGCGCGCGGACCGGCTGCCGCTGCTCACCGGCCTGATCGACCAGGCCGCGCTGGTGCTGGAGCGGCTGCGGCTGGAGGCGGAGATCAGGGACGTCGATGCGGTGCGCACGCGCGACCGGCTGCGCGCGGCGCTGCTCTCGTCGGTCAGCCACGACCTGCGCACGCCGCTGACCGCGGTAATGGCGGCCGCGGCACAGCTTCGCCAGGGCGTCGCGCGCGACGAGGCGCCGGCTTTGGTCGCGACGATCGAGGGAGAGGCAGCGCGGCTCAACCGCTTCGTCGCCAATCTGCTCGACATGGCGCGGGTGGAAGCGGGCGCGCTCAAGCTGCGCGTCGAGCCGATCGACCTGGGCGATGCGGTGACGGGCGCGGCGCATGACGCCCGCCGCGCGCTGGAGGGGCATAACGTCCGCCTCGACGTGCCGCCCGACCTGCCGCTCGTCCGCGCCGATCCGCAATTGCTCCACCATTGCCTGCTCAACCTGCTCGACAATGCCGGGCGCTATGCCGATCCGGGGACGGAGATCGTCGTCGAGGGGCGCCACAGCTACGGGGTGCTGCGCCTGGCGGTGCTCGATCATGGGCCCGGCCTGCCGCCGGGGCACGAGGCGGAGGTGTTCGAGACGTTCCGCCGGCTGGAAGGGTCCGACCGCGCAATCGGCGGCACCGGCCTTGGCCTTGCCATCGTCAAGGCGTTTGCGGAAGCGATGGGGATGGGCGTCGAGGCGGGCAACCGCACGGACGGTACGGGGGCGGCGTTCGCGCTCGTCTTTCCCCATCCGCTGATCGTGCGCGACGTGCCCCTCGAGGATATCTGA
- the putA gene encoding trifunctional transcriptional regulator/proline dehydrogenase/L-glutamate gamma-semialdehyde dehydrogenase, with product MTTPPFADFAPPIRPATPLRDALTAAYRRPEPECLAPLLDQATLPDAVRTAAAQTATGLVTALRAKHKGTGVEGLVQEYALSSQEGVALMCLAEALLRIPDTATRDALIRDKIAGGDWRAHVGDGRSLFVNAATWGLVVTGKLAGSVNDSGLGAALTRLIARAGEPVIRRGVDMAMRMMGEQFVTGETIAEALKRARPLEARGFRYSYDMLGEAATTAADAERYYRDYENAVRAIGEAAAGRGVYAGPGISIKLSALHPRYVRAQADRVMGELLPRVKALALLARQYDIGFNIDAEEADRLELSLDLLESLATDPDLAHWDGLGFVVQAYGKRCPFVIDWIVDLARRSHRRIMVRLVKGAYWDAEIKRAQVDGLADFPVYTRKIHTDVAYIACARKLLGAKDAVFPQFATHNAQTLATIYELAGTDFAVGDYEFQCLHGMGEPLYDEVVGPEKLNRPCRIYAPVGTHETLLAYLVRRLLENGANSSFVNRIADPEVPITDLVADPVDAVRAMASSAVGPGQKNPHIALPRDLYGARANSAGLDLSDEHMLAMLAQAMAAAGPWEAGVEGAPRDVLNPADHRDRVGVVRELSVDQARDAAHVAAAAAPGWAATAPTARAAILDRAADAMQAKMPELLALIVREAGKSLPNAIAEVREAIDFLRYYAEQARTTLAAAPAPLGVVTCISPWNFPLAIFIGQVAAALVAGNAVLAKPAEETPLIAAQGIDLLHQAGVPIDVLHFVPGDGAIGAALVAAPETAAVMFTGSTEVARLIQKELAKRLSPAGAPIPLIAETGGQNAMIVDSSALAEQVVADVIASAFDSAGQRCSALRVLCLQEEVADRTLAMIKGALHELSIGRTDALKVDIGPVITAEAKANIEAHVDKMRKSGHRVEQLTLAGDTANGTFVAPTIVELTDIGELEREVFGPVLHVVRFRRAELDRLIDRINGTGYGLTFGLHTRLDETIAHVTSRVKAGNLYINRNVIGAVVGVQPFGGRGLSGTGPKAGGPLYLGRLVAGTPVPPPIASDHADAAARDLAVWLEDQGDTAGANRVRTAIATSLLGAQTELAGPVGETNVYALHPRGRVLLMPRTRDGLVEQLGAALAGGNDPVIAAPAGLAASLAGLPEGVAHRLHWAADWRREGPYAGALIEGDAATVADALAALADLPGPIVLPQASGSGYRLDWLVEEVSTSINTTAAGGNASLMVLPTS from the coding sequence ATGACGACGCCGCCCTTCGCCGATTTCGCGCCCCCCATCCGCCCGGCCACGCCGCTGCGCGATGCGCTCACCGCCGCCTATCGCCGGCCCGAGCCCGAATGCCTCGCGCCGCTGCTTGACCAGGCGACATTGCCCGACGCGGTCCGCACCGCCGCGGCGCAGACCGCAACCGGCCTCGTCACCGCGCTGCGTGCCAAGCACAAGGGCACCGGCGTCGAAGGGCTCGTCCAGGAATATGCGCTGTCCAGCCAGGAAGGCGTCGCGCTGATGTGCCTCGCCGAGGCGTTGCTGCGCATCCCCGACACCGCGACGCGCGACGCGCTGATCCGCGACAAGATCGCCGGCGGCGACTGGCGTGCCCACGTCGGCGACGGCCGCTCGCTGTTCGTCAATGCCGCGACCTGGGGCCTCGTCGTCACCGGCAAGCTCGCCGGCAGCGTCAACGACAGCGGCCTCGGCGCCGCGCTCACCCGGCTGATCGCGCGCGCGGGCGAGCCCGTCATCCGCCGCGGTGTCGACATGGCGATGCGCATGATGGGCGAGCAGTTCGTCACCGGCGAGACGATCGCGGAGGCGCTGAAGCGCGCCCGCCCGCTCGAGGCGCGCGGCTTCCGCTACAGCTACGACATGCTCGGCGAGGCGGCGACCACCGCGGCGGATGCGGAGCGTTATTATCGCGATTACGAGAATGCCGTGCGCGCGATCGGCGAGGCGGCGGCGGGCCGCGGCGTCTATGCCGGCCCTGGCATTTCCATCAAGCTGTCCGCGCTCCACCCGCGCTACGTCCGCGCGCAGGCGGACCGCGTGATGGGCGAATTGCTGCCGCGCGTGAAGGCGCTGGCACTGCTCGCGCGCCAGTACGACATCGGTTTCAATATCGACGCGGAGGAAGCCGACCGTCTCGAACTGTCGCTCGACCTGCTCGAAAGCCTCGCGACCGATCCCGACCTTGCACATTGGGACGGCCTCGGCTTCGTCGTCCAGGCCTATGGCAAGCGTTGCCCGTTCGTCATCGACTGGATCGTCGACCTCGCCCGCCGTTCGCACCGGCGGATCATGGTCCGCCTCGTCAAGGGCGCCTATTGGGACGCGGAGATCAAGCGCGCGCAGGTCGACGGCCTCGCCGACTTCCCCGTCTATACGCGCAAGATCCACACCGACGTCGCCTACATCGCCTGCGCGCGCAAATTGCTTGGCGCAAAGGACGCGGTCTTTCCCCAGTTCGCGACGCACAATGCGCAGACTCTCGCCACCATCTACGAGCTGGCGGGCACGGATTTCGCGGTCGGCGACTATGAGTTCCAGTGCCTGCACGGCATGGGCGAGCCGCTGTACGACGAGGTCGTCGGCCCGGAAAAGCTGAACCGGCCGTGCCGCATCTACGCGCCGGTCGGCACGCACGAGACGTTGCTGGCGTACCTCGTCCGCCGCCTGCTCGAAAACGGCGCCAACTCGTCGTTCGTCAACCGTATCGCAGACCCCGAAGTGCCGATCACCGATCTCGTCGCCGATCCGGTCGACGCGGTCCGCGCGATGGCGTCATCGGCCGTCGGGCCCGGCCAGAAGAACCCGCATATCGCCTTGCCCCGCGACCTGTACGGCGCGCGCGCCAATTCGGCGGGCCTCGACCTCAGCGACGAGCATATGCTGGCGATGCTCGCGCAGGCGATGGCCGCCGCCGGACCGTGGGAGGCGGGCGTCGAAGGTGCGCCGCGCGACGTGCTCAACCCCGCCGACCATCGCGACCGCGTCGGCGTGGTGCGCGAACTGTCGGTCGATCAGGCGCGCGATGCCGCGCATGTCGCCGCCGCCGCCGCGCCCGGCTGGGCCGCGACCGCACCGACGGCGCGTGCCGCGATCCTCGATCGCGCGGCCGATGCGATGCAGGCGAAGATGCCCGAGCTGCTCGCGCTGATCGTGCGCGAGGCGGGCAAGTCGCTGCCCAATGCCATCGCCGAGGTGCGCGAGGCGATCGATTTCCTGCGCTATTACGCCGAACAGGCGCGCACGACGCTCGCCGCCGCGCCCGCGCCGCTCGGCGTCGTCACCTGCATCAGCCCGTGGAACTTCCCACTCGCGATCTTCATCGGCCAGGTCGCCGCCGCGCTCGTCGCGGGCAATGCCGTGCTTGCCAAGCCGGCGGAGGAGACGCCGCTGATCGCCGCGCAGGGCATCGACCTGCTGCACCAGGCGGGCGTGCCGATCGACGTGCTGCACTTCGTTCCGGGCGACGGCGCGATCGGCGCGGCGCTGGTCGCGGCGCCGGAAACCGCGGCGGTGATGTTCACCGGATCGACCGAGGTCGCACGCCTGATCCAGAAGGAACTGGCCAAGCGCCTGTCGCCCGCCGGCGCGCCGATCCCGCTGATCGCGGAGACGGGCGGGCAGAATGCGATGATCGTCGATTCGAGCGCGCTCGCCGAACAGGTGGTGGCCGACGTCATCGCCTCCGCCTTCGACAGCGCGGGCCAGCGCTGCTCGGCGCTGCGCGTGCTGTGCCTGCAGGAAGAGGTCGCCGATCGCACGCTGGCGATGATCAAGGGCGCGCTGCACGAGCTGTCGATCGGCCGCACCGATGCGCTGAAGGTCGACATCGGCCCGGTCATCACCGCAGAGGCGAAGGCGAATATCGAGGCGCACGTCGATAAGATGCGCAAGAGCGGCCATCGCGTCGAGCAGCTGACGCTTGCCGGCGACACCGCCAACGGTACCTTCGTCGCGCCGACGATCGTCGAGCTGACCGACATCGGCGAGCTGGAGCGCGAGGTGTTCGGCCCCGTCCTCCACGTCGTCCGCTTCCGCCGCGCCGAACTCGACCGGCTGATCGACCGGATCAACGGCACCGGTTACGGCCTCACCTTCGGCCTGCACACGCGCCTCGACGAGACGATCGCGCACGTCACCAGCCGGGTGAAGGCGGGCAACCTCTACATCAACCGCAACGTCATCGGCGCGGTCGTCGGCGTGCAGCCGTTCGGCGGTCGCGGCCTGTCGGGCACGGGCCCTAAGGCGGGCGGCCCGCTCTACCTCGGCCGGCTGGTCGCGGGCACGCCGGTGCCGCCGCCGATCGCGTCGGACCATGCCGACGCCGCCGCGCGCGATCTCGCGGTCTGGCTGGAGGATCAGGGCGATACCGCCGGCGCGAACCGGGTACGAACGGCGATCGCGACGTCTTTGCTCGGCGCGCAGACCGAGCTCGCGGGCCCGGTCGGCGAAACCAACGTCTACGCGCTTCATCCGCGCGGCCGTGTGCTGCTGATGCCGCGGACGCGCGACGGGCTGGTCGAACAGCTCGGCGCGGCGCTCGCGGGCGGCAACGATCCGGTGATCGCCGCCCCGGCAGGGCTCGCGGCCTCGCTCGCCGGCCTGCCCGAAGGCGTCGCGCACCGGCTGCACTGGGCGGCCGACTGGCGGCGTGAGGGGCCCTATGCCGGCGCTTTGATCGAGGGCGACGCGGCGACGGTGGCGGACGCGCTGGCCGCGCTCGCGGACCTGCCCGGCCCGATCGTGCTGCCGCAGGCGTCGGGCAGCGGCTATCGCCTCGACTGGCTGGTCGAGGAGGTGTCGACCTCGATCAACACCACCGCCGCGGGCGGCAACGCCAGCCTGATGGTGCTGCCGACCAGCTGA
- a CDS encoding chemotaxis protein CheB has product MAAATKVLVVDDSLTMRALLSGALERIPNVVVVGSADGADEARAMVESLRPDVMTLDVEMPGMSGLEYLAEIMEKRPMPVIMFSTRTEAGAEASIEALRLGAIDCFPKPKVAVAAEFDKILAKLGKRIKAAKGAMVRSGAKVKAPVAPPLDWNGRLLAIGGEAASTNTMFDLFATFPANCPPTIVVQHLGGGLAATLIDKMAAEIAPRIVLAEDGMPVEQGTIYLAAPGDAHVVVDAWPNGRLRMLPRDPVAGERPSISILFASVAKACGTEAIGLLLGADGEDGDAGVRALQAGGSYSIVPAENRAEGFTLQRKLATQPVPLDKLSANILKLCSR; this is encoded by the coding sequence ATGGCCGCCGCCACCAAGGTTCTCGTCGTCGATGATTCCCTGACGATGCGCGCCCTTCTTTCCGGCGCGCTGGAGCGTATCCCGAACGTCGTCGTCGTCGGCTCGGCGGACGGCGCGGACGAGGCGCGCGCGATGGTCGAGAGCCTTCGCCCCGACGTCATGACGCTCGACGTCGAGATGCCGGGGATGAGCGGGCTCGAATATCTGGCGGAGATCATGGAAAAGCGGCCGATGCCGGTCATCATGTTCTCCACCCGCACCGAGGCGGGGGCGGAAGCGTCGATCGAGGCGCTGCGCCTCGGCGCGATCGACTGCTTCCCCAAACCCAAGGTCGCGGTCGCCGCCGAGTTCGACAAGATCCTCGCCAAGCTGGGCAAGCGGATCAAGGCGGCGAAGGGGGCGATGGTCCGGTCCGGCGCGAAGGTAAAGGCGCCGGTGGCGCCGCCGCTCGACTGGAACGGGCGCCTGCTCGCGATCGGCGGCGAAGCCGCGAGCACCAACACGATGTTCGACCTGTTCGCGACCTTCCCCGCCAATTGTCCGCCGACGATCGTCGTCCAGCATCTGGGCGGCGGCCTCGCTGCGACGTTGATCGACAAGATGGCTGCCGAGATCGCGCCCCGGATCGTGCTCGCCGAGGATGGCATGCCGGTTGAACAGGGGACGATCTACCTCGCCGCGCCGGGTGACGCGCACGTCGTCGTCGATGCCTGGCCGAACGGCAGGCTGCGCATGCTGCCACGCGATCCGGTGGCGGGCGAGCGGCCGTCGATCTCGATCCTGTTCGCCTCGGTCGCGAAGGCGTGCGGGACGGAGGCGATCGGCCTGCTGCTCGGTGCCGATGGCGAGGATGGCGACGCCGGCGTGCGCGCGCTCCAGGCCGGCGGCAGCTACAGCATCGTGCCCGCGGAAAACCGCGCCGAGGGCTTCACGCTGCAACGCAAGCTCGCGACGCAGCCGGTTCCGCTGGACAAGCTGTCCGCCAATATCCTGAAACTATGCTCGCGGTGA
- a CDS encoding Lrp/AsnC family transcriptional regulator, whose product MTDQSPAKPAGVAPIDVFDRKIIDVLRAEGRISVTELAKRVGLSKTPCQVRMRRLIDQGYILGFRAIVDPARLGLDHIAFTEVKLSDTREAALDEFRRAVLRIPEVEECHMIASSFDYLLKVRTADIRRYREVLGERISALPHVANTSTFVAMETIRDAGV is encoded by the coding sequence ATGACGGATCAATCGCCTGCCAAACCCGCCGGTGTCGCGCCGATCGACGTGTTCGACCGCAAGATCATCGATGTGTTGCGCGCGGAGGGGCGCATCTCCGTCACCGAACTGGCGAAGCGGGTGGGACTGTCGAAGACGCCGTGCCAGGTGCGGATGCGGCGCCTGATCGACCAGGGCTATATTCTGGGCTTTCGCGCGATCGTCGATCCGGCGCGGCTCGGGCTCGACCATATCGCCTTTACCGAGGTGAAGCTGTCCGACACGCGCGAGGCGGCGCTCGACGAGTTCCGCCGCGCGGTGTTGCGGATTCCCGAGGTCGAGGAATGCCACATGATCGCGAGCAGCTTCGACTATCTGCTCAAGGTGCGCACCGCGGACATTCGGCGGTACCGCGAGGTGCTGGGCGAGCGCATCTCGGCCTTGCCGCACGTCGCGAACACGTCGACCTTCGTCGCGATGGAAACGATCCGCGACGCGGGCGTGTGA
- the rarD gene encoding EamA family transporter RarD → MTETTDRSTTRGGLMLGIGAYAAWGLLPIYFHLLDGVPPIQMLSHRVVWSLILLVGIVMLLGRSRSILAVARGRTLLALAASATLIAVNWFVYIWAVDSAHLVEASLGYFINPLVNVALGLVVLGERLGRMQVAAIVLAVVGVAILAIAGGGAIWISLVLALSFGLYGLIRKVAAIDALGGLTVETALLAPFAIGVLVHAAHGGAAAFGHGGTTASGYGAATDWLLILAGPITAAPLLMFAAGARRLRYTTMGLLQYIAPTLQFLEAVLLFGEPVRPVQLASFALIWTACALYAWSSIAATRTDR, encoded by the coding sequence ATGACCGAAACCACGGACCGATCGACCACCCGCGGCGGGCTGATGCTGGGCATCGGCGCCTATGCGGCCTGGGGGCTGTTGCCGATCTATTTCCACCTGCTGGACGGCGTGCCGCCGATCCAGATGCTGTCGCATCGCGTCGTCTGGTCGTTGATCCTGCTCGTCGGCATCGTCATGCTGCTCGGCCGGTCGCGGTCGATCCTGGCGGTCGCGCGCGGACGTACCTTGCTCGCGCTCGCGGCGAGCGCCACGCTGATCGCGGTCAACTGGTTCGTCTATATATGGGCGGTCGACAGCGCGCATCTGGTCGAGGCGAGCCTGGGGTATTTCATCAATCCGCTGGTCAACGTCGCGCTGGGCCTTGTCGTGCTGGGCGAGCGGCTGGGCCGGATGCAGGTCGCCGCGATCGTGCTCGCGGTCGTCGGGGTCGCGATCCTTGCGATCGCCGGCGGCGGCGCGATCTGGATCAGCCTGGTGCTCGCGCTCAGCTTCGGCCTGTACGGTCTGATCCGCAAGGTTGCGGCGATCGACGCGCTCGGCGGGCTGACCGTCGAAACCGCATTGCTCGCGCCGTTCGCGATCGGCGTGCTGGTGCATGCCGCGCACGGCGGCGCCGCCGCCTTCGGGCACGGGGGCACGACCGCCTCCGGCTATGGCGCGGCGACCGACTGGCTGCTGATCCTCGCCGGCCCGATCACCGCCGCGCCGCTGCTGATGTTCGCGGCCGGCGCGCGGCGGCTGCGCTACACGACGATGGGCCTGCTCCAGTATATCGCGCCGACGCTCCAGTTCCTCGAGGCCGTGCTGCTGTTCGGCGAGCCCGTCCGCCCGGTGCAGCTCGCATCCTTCGCGCTGATCTGGACCGCCTGCGCGCTTTATGCATGGAGCAGCATCGCCGCCACCCGGACGGATCGCTGA
- a CDS encoding response regulator, translating to MTSTIMTVDDSPSMRMLLRAALTDLGYQVLEAEDGVHALERLDGAAPDLLITDINMPRLDGFGLIEKVREQDRHRNLPILVLTTESSDEKKQRARSAGATGWIVKPFHPEKLAAAIRRVLH from the coding sequence GTGACCAGCACCATCATGACCGTGGACGATTCGCCCAGCATGCGCATGCTGCTGCGCGCCGCGCTCACCGATCTTGGCTATCAGGTGCTGGAGGCCGAGGACGGCGTCCACGCGCTGGAGCGCCTCGATGGCGCGGCGCCCGACCTGCTCATCACCGACATCAACATGCCGCGCCTCGACGGGTTCGGCCTGATCGAAAAGGTGCGCGAGCAGGACCGGCATCGCAACCTGCCGATCCTCGTGCTCACCACGGAAAGCTCCGACGAGAAGAAGCAGCGTGCGCGCAGCGCGGGCGCGACCGGCTGGATCGTCAAGCCCTTCCACCCCGAAAAGCTCGCCGCGGCGATCCGCCGCGTCTTGCACTGA
- a CDS encoding response regulator transcription factor — translation MPATVLVVDDEVAIRRLLHNTLAQAGYRVVEARDGRDALAVAAAEHPDAVLLDLGLPDRDGLGLVPLLRGKEGRVLLVVSARDATEEKVAALDLGADDYVTKPFDTDELLARLRVALRHRGGAGRAPQVVRTATLTIDLDRRLVMRAEEEVHLTRKEYDVLAQLAQHIGRVVTHDRIIAAAWSGDEDPRIEYLRIVVRNLRQKLEAPQPVGSVIANELGVGYRLRAE, via the coding sequence ATGCCCGCCACCGTCCTGGTCGTCGACGATGAGGTCGCGATCCGCCGCCTGCTCCACAATACGCTCGCTCAGGCGGGGTATCGCGTCGTCGAGGCGCGTGACGGGCGAGACGCACTGGCGGTCGCCGCGGCGGAGCATCCGGACGCGGTGTTGCTCGACCTCGGTCTGCCCGACCGCGACGGGCTCGGCCTCGTGCCCTTGCTGCGCGGCAAGGAGGGGCGCGTGCTGCTCGTCGTGTCCGCGCGCGATGCGACCGAGGAAAAGGTCGCCGCGCTCGACCTCGGCGCGGACGATTACGTCACCAAGCCGTTCGACACCGACGAGCTGCTCGCCCGCCTGCGCGTCGCGCTGCGCCACCGCGGCGGGGCGGGGCGGGCGCCGCAGGTGGTGCGGACGGCGACGTTGACGATCGACCTCGACCGCCGTCTGGTGATGCGCGCAGAGGAGGAGGTGCACCTGACGCGCAAGGAATATGACGTCCTAGCGCAGCTCGCGCAGCATATCGGCCGGGTTGTCACGCACGACCGGATCATCGCCGCCGCCTGGAGCGGCGATGAGGACCCGCGTATCGAATACCTCCGCATCGTCGTGCGCAACCTGCGCCAGAAGCTGGAGGCGCCGCAGCCGGTGGGTAGCGTCATCGCCAACGAACTGGGCGTCGGTTATCGCCTGCGCGCCGAGTGA
- a CDS encoding MarR family winged helix-turn-helix transcriptional regulator, with translation MSEHRYRAAGELTSVNDGGPTDGAASMVLADMAGADAALTDLARSIVISRRKLSDRLDPALFANPGMDILLFLFAEGINGATVTTNACCAAAGVPRTTALRWIKLLQERGLVEGSDDASDRRVTMLGLTPAGRKALREWLADIVALPLAKPEALG, from the coding sequence ATGAGCGAGCACCGCTATCGCGCGGCGGGGGAACTGACGTCCGTGAATGACGGCGGCCCGACGGACGGGGCCGCGTCCATGGTCCTGGCGGATATGGCGGGCGCGGATGCAGCGCTCACCGATCTGGCGCGCAGCATCGTGATTTCGCGCCGCAAGCTGAGCGACCGGCTCGATCCCGCGCTGTTCGCCAATCCCGGCATGGACATCCTGCTCTTCCTGTTCGCCGAGGGCATAAACGGCGCAACCGTCACGACCAACGCCTGCTGCGCCGCCGCCGGGGTGCCGCGCACCACGGCCCTGCGCTGGATCAAGCTGTTGCAGGAACGCGGACTGGTGGAGGGCAGCGATGATGCCAGCGACCGGCGCGTCACGATGCTCGGCCTGACGCCGGCGGGCCGCAAGGCCTTGCGCGAATGGCTCGCCGATATCGTCGCGCTGCCGCTGGCAAAGCCCGAGGCGCTGGGCTGA